In Cryptosporangium minutisporangium, the genomic stretch ACCCCCGCTTCCCGGCGCTGGTGGCCACGATGCCCGACGCCGACGCCCCCGAGGTGCGGGCGGTCATCCTGGTCACCGCCGACCGGATCAGCGACAGCTGCGGCTTCGCGGTCCCGCTGATGGACTACCGCGAGGACCGGTCACTGCACGCGGAGTTCTTCGGACGCAAGGGCGAGGAGGGCTTCGCCGCGTACTGCGCGAGCAAGGAGCACAACCGGGCGAGCATCGACGGGCTGCCCGCCGTGCCGCTCCCCCTCCCACCCCGCCCCGCCGCACCCTCACCCACCTGACTCCCTCGCGCCGCCGCCTGCGGGCGGGCCGTGGCGGCTCTTCGGGAAGGCCACCTCTGCGGGCGGGGTGAGAGGTGGTCTTCCCGAAAACGACGTGGCGGCGGTGGCGCGCGTCAGACGGGGGCGGGGAGCGCCTCGGCGCGGCGGCGGCGCGCCCCGGCGGCGGCCAGGTGGATGCCGGCCGCGGGCAGCACGGCGAGCACGCACCCGACCCACAGCGGCGCTCCGCCGTACCGGTCGAGCACCACACCCCCGGCCACCGGCGCGAGCGCGAACCCGAGCCCGCCGGCCAGCCCGTACATGCCTTGGTAGCGGCCCCGGGCAGCGGCCGGCGACAGACCGGCCAGCAGCGTCGCGGTGGCCGGGACCATCGCGATCTCCGCGAGCGTCCACACCACGACCGTGCCGGCGTAGCCCAGCGTGGTGTCGGCGAACGCGGTCAGCCCGAATCCGAGACCCGCGGTCGTGGCCGTCACCGCGAGCAGCCGGGACGGGTCCCGGCCGGTCAGCAGCCGCGGCGCGAACAGCTGCCCGGCGGCGATCAGCGCCGTGTTCACGGCGATGACCAGTCCGAACGAGCGGGCCGGCAGCCCGTCGTCGGCCATCGAGAGCGGCAGCGCGGTCAGGTGCTGACCGAAGATCAGCGTGATGAGGAACCCGGTCGCGCACAGGCTGAGGAACACCGGGTCGCGGGCGGGTGTCTCGCCCCGGCCGGTGGGTGCGGGCGCGGCGGGCCGGGTCTCCGGCACGGTGAGCGCCACCAGCGCGGCCCCGGCGAGGCTGGTGGCCGCGTCGACCGCGAACACCAGCCGCAGGTCGACGCCGAGCAGCAGGCCACCGCCGAGCGCGGCCGCGCCGTTGGCCAGGTTCTGCGCCCAGTACAGCAGGCTGAACGCGCGCAGCCGCCCGGACGCGGGCACGACGTCGACGGCGACCGCGGCGAGCGCCGGCTCGTGCAGCCCGCGGGTGGCCCCGACCGCGAACGCCGCCGCGACGATCAGCGCCACCGGCCGGGACGCACCGAGCGCGGCCAGCGCCGCGGCGTTGCCCAGCAGCCCGGTGAGCAGCGTCGGACGGCGTCCCCAGCGGTCGGCGAGGTGCCCGCCGAGCAGCGCACCGGCCATCGACCCGAAGCCCGTCGCGCTCATCACCAGGCCGACCGCGGCGGGGCTGAGGTTCCGCTCGGTCGCCAGGTAGAACGCGAGCAGGAACACCACGACCGAACCGGCCCGGTTGATCACCTGGACGGTCCAGACACTCCAGTACGGCCGCGGCAGCGGTGGCATGCCCGGGAGAATCCCACCGGTTAATTCGCGTGCGGTCCGAATTTGCACCCGGTAGCGTGCTGTCGCGCAGGAAGTTCGGACCTGGACGGGATCGGAGGTGTGGGGTATGGCCGCCGCTGTGGTTGACGCTGCCCTGCGCAGCGTCCGGCCGTCCCTCGTCCTTCCGGCTGCCGACTGACGATCCCGCGTCCCCGCGGGCACCTCGGCGCCACTGTCCCGTAAAGGGTTCCTGCGTTGTCTTCTTCTCTTGAGTTTTTCGGTTGGGATTCCACCTGGGCGGACGCGTTCGCGCCGCACGCCGCTGGTGGGCTGACTCCGGGCCGGGTCGTCCGCGTCGACCGCGGCCAGTGTGATGTGGTGACCGCGGCCTCACCGGTGGGTGCCGTGGTGCGCGCGGAGTTCACCCGGATGGACGTGTGTACCGGCGACTGGGTCGCGCTCTCCGGCCAGTACGTGCACGCGGTACTGCCGCGCCGGACCGCGCTGGTCCGCGCCGCCGCGTCCGGGCTCTCCCACGGTCAGGTGCTCGCCGCCAACGTCGACGTGGTCGCGATCGTGGTGCCGTGCACGGTCGACGTCGACCTCGGCCGCGCCGAACGTCTGCTCGCGCTGGCCTGGGAGAGCGGCGCCCGGCCCGTCGTGGTGCTCACCAAGGCCGACGCCTGCCCGGACGTCGCCCGGGTGCACGAGCAGGTCGCCGGTGTCGCGGTCGGGGCCGACGTCGTCGCGGTGAGCGCCGTGCGCGGTGACGGGCTCGACGCGCTGGACGGGGAGCTGACCGGCACCGTCGTCCTGGTCGGACAATCCGGGGTCGGCAAGTCCACCCTGGCCACGGCGCTGACCGGGGTCGACTTGGCGGTCCAGGACGTCCGTCACGTCGACGGCAAGGGCCGGCACACCACGGTCCGCCGCGAGCTGATCCCGCTGCGCGGTGGGCGGGGCGTGCTGATCGACACCCCCGGCCTGCGCGGCGTCGGCCTGTTCGACGCCGAGGAAGGGCTGAGCCGGGCGTTCGCCGACATCGACGCGCTCGCCGCGGACTGCCGGTTCAGCGACTGCGCGCACGGCAGCGAGCCGGGCTGCGCGGTCCGGGCCGCGATCGACGCCGGAACGCTGCCGGCCCGGCGCCTGGACAGTTACCAGAAGCTCGTCCGGGAGAACGAGTGGGCGGCGGCCCGCACCGACGCGCGGCTGCGGGCCGAGCGCCGAGCCCGGGAGCGCACGTTCCACCGCCAGATGCGGGGCCATTTCAACCGCCCGGGCCGTGGACGGACGCGTTGACGTGCTCTGGTTCGCGATCCGCCGGGCGGTGGCCGCGGCCGGCAACGATGCCGCCGGCCATGGAGCCGCCGACCGCCGAACCGCACACCGCGGGCCCACCCGGCGGAGCGCGGGCGACTTTTTGTCGGTGGCCGGCGGTAGCGTCCGCATGCTTCCGCGAAGCGGGTGCGGTGGTGCCTTCGAGGAGGAGGCACCACCGCACCGACCTCCCGAAGGTTGACCTGCTGCGCTCCCTTGACCTGAAGGGCGCTTCAACTCCTACCGTTCCGAGCACCGGGCACGTCGGCCGCGACTTCGAGGATGACAAACCATGAGCATGGAGATGACGGCGTGGAACTCGCTGTACCACGCGATGCACGCGAGTGAAGATCGAAGGCCGTTCTCGCTGGCCACGCTGCGGCGCATCGGCGGGTTCGCCCGTCCGCACCGCCGGCTGCTCACGCTGTTCCTCGCGTTGTCGGTCGTCGGTGCGCTGCTGGCGGTCGCCACCCCGGTGCTGGCCGGGCGGGTCGTCGACGCGATCGTCAGCGGTGAGCAGACCGGTGTGGTCGGGCGGCTCGCGGCGCTGATCGCGGTGATCGCCGTCGCCGAGGCCGCGCTGAGCCTCGGCACCCGGTGGCTCTCGGCGAGCATCGGCGAGGGCCTCATCCTCCACCTGCGCACCGCCGTGTTCGACCACGTCCAGCGGATGCCGATCGCGTTCTTCACCCGCACCCGCACCGGTGCGCTGGTGAGCCGGCTCAACAACGACGTCATCGGGGCGCAGCGCGCGTTCAGCGACACGCTCTCCGGCGTTGTCGGCAACCTGGTGACGCTGGTCCTGACGCTGGTCGTGATGCTCGGCATCTCTTGGCAGATCACGCTGCTGGCGCTGGTGCTGCTGCCGGTCTTCGTGCTCCCGGCGCGCCGGATGGGCCGCCGCCTGGCGCGGATGGAGCGGGAAGCCGCGAACCACAACGCGGTGATGAGCACCCAGATGACCGAGCGGTTCTCCGCGCCCGGCGCGACGCTCGTCAAGCTCTACGGCCGGCCGCACCGGGAGTCCGCCGCGTTCGCCGACCGAGCCGGGCGAGTGCGGGACATCGGCGTACGCACCGCGATGGTGCAGTCGGTGTTCATCACCGCGCTGACGCTGGTCTCCGCGCTCGCGCTCGCGGTGGTCTACGGCCTGGGCGGGTTCTACGCGCTGCGCGGACAGCTCGACCCCGGCGCGGTGGTGGCGATGGCGCTGCTGCTCACCCGCCTGTACGCCCCGCTGACCGCGCTCGCCAGTGCCCGGGTCGAGGTGATGACCGCGCTGGTCAGCTTCGAGCGGGTCTTCGAGGTGCTCGACCTGCCGCCGCTGATCACCGAGAAGCCCGGCGCGCGGCCGGTGCCCGACGGTCCGGTGTCGGTCGAGTTCGACCAGGTGCGGTTCAGCTACCCCTCGGCCGACAAGGTGTCGCTGGCGTCGCTGGAGGAGGTCGCGACGCTCGACACCCGGGGCGGCGCCGAGGTGCTGCACGACATCTCGTTCACGGTCGACGCCGGGAAGATGGTCGCGCTGGTCGGCTCCTCCGGCGCCGGGAAGTCGACGATCGCGCAGCTGATCCCGCGGCTCTACGACGTCGACAGCGGCGCGGTGCGCTTGGCGGGCGCTGACGTGCGCGACCTGACCACTGAGTCGGTGCGCGACACGCTCGGCCTGGTCACCCAGGACGGGCACCTGTTCCACGAGTCGATCCGGGAGAACCTGCTGCTGGCCCGTCCGGACGCCACCGACGCCGAGGTGTGGGACGCACTGGAGCGTGCCCGGCTGGGTGATCTGGTGGCGGCGCTGCCGGACGGACTGGAGACCGTCGTCGGGGAACGCGGCTACCGGCTCTCCGGCGGTGAGCGTCAGCGCCTCACGATCGCCAGGCTGCTGCTCGCACGGCCGCGCGTCGTCATCCTGGACGAGGCGACCGCGCATCTGGACTCCACGTCCGAGGCGGCGGTGCAGGCGGCACTCGCGGAGGCCCTCGACGGGCGTACCGCGGTGGTGATCGCGCACCGGCTGTCCACGGTGCGGGCCGCCGACCAGATCCTCGTGGTCGAGGCGGGCCGGATCGTCGAGCGCGGCACCCACCCCGAGCTGCTGGCTCTCGATGGTCGCTACGCCGAGCTGCACCGCACCCAGTTCGCCACCCAGGACGCCACCCCGTCCGGCGAGCAGGACACGACCGACACGGACAGCGCCGACCGCACCCCGGTCACGCCCGCCCCGGTCGGCTGACCTGCCGATCGGCCGCCCCGCGACCTGACTGCCCCCGGCCGGCCGGGGGCAGTCAGGTCTGGGGCGCGTGGGCAGCGACGTGCTCGGCGAAGGACGCGAGGCCGACCTCGGCGCGGAGTTCGTCCATCCGCTCCGGGTCGGCCACCGGCCACGGCACCGGCGCCCCGTCGACCACACCGGCGATCTGCGTGCCGTAGATCTGCGGCCGGCCCTCGTTCACCCGCACCCGGTCGCGCAGCATCGCCAGGTCCCGCGGCGAGCCCTCACCCGCGGCGACCGCCTCCTCCAGCAGCGCCAGCGCCCGCCGCTGCACATCCAGCTGCCGGTCGGCGTGCATCGCGATCTTCCACGCGCAGCGTGCCGCTTCCTCCCCGACCAGCCCTGCGGTCGGCCACCCGTGCCGCGCCATGATCTCGGCGAGCCGGTCGCCGTGGGCCGCGGTCACCCGTCGCCACTCCAGCTGACGGCCGAAGCTCTCGGTGTCCAGGCCGTAGGGCGTCAGCTCCGTGTCGGCCGCGGCCATCGCGATCAACGCCGCCGCCAGTTCCCGTACCTGCTCCGCCACGCGGTTCTCCCGTCTCCCCGTCGTTTCTCTGCGCACGGACGCCGCTGGGCGGCGGCCGCGGCGTGCGACCGCCGCCCGGCGGCGCCGCGGACACCGTAGGCAGGAGTCACGGTCCCCGGCGTCCTTCCCCGGTCCGATGACGCCGGCCTCGGCGGACGCGATACTGAGAACAGTCGCCGAGCCGCTCCCCGGCCGCTGACATCGACGAGCACATCCACCCCGGCGCTGGCGAGAATCCGGCGGCGTGCGGCGTTCCTGCCACTTCTGGCGCGTCCGTCCCGTCCCTAGCGTCGGGATCCGTGAATGCCGCCTTCTTCCTCAGCCTGCACGTGCTCGCTGCGATCCTCACGATCGGACCGGTCGCCGTCGCGGCCAGCATGTTCCCCCGCTACCTCCGGTCGGCCGGGAGCGATCCGCACGCCGTGACGGTCCTGCGCACCCTGCACCGGATCTGCCGCGTCTACACGGTCATCGGGCTCACCGTTCCGGCGTTCGGGCTGGCGACGGCCGTGGCGCTCGGCGTGCTCACCGACGCGTGGCTACTCACGTCGATCGCGCTGACCGCGATCGCGGCCGGCGTACTCGCGCTGGTGGTGCTGCCCGGTCAGGCCGCAGCCCTCTCCGGTTGCACCCCCGACCACGCTGCCGCCTCACTCTCCACCGGAGGTACAGCCACCCTGGCCCCGAACAGGTCCGCGGCACGGCTCGGGGCGGCGACCGGCGTCTTCAACCTGCTGTGGGCTGTCGTGGTCGTCCTGATGATCGTCCGCCCGGGCTCGACGACCGGCGTCTGAGCGGATCGGGCGGAGCGGTGTGCGTCACGGCCGGGTATAGGTCGCCGAAACGCACAACGCTCCGGCGGCTAGGGCTCCGGCGACCGGGGCTCCGCCGCGCGGGGCGCTGGCGATTTCGGCGCCGCGGAAGGACGCGCGGTACGCCGCGGGGCTCACCCCGACGAGACGCTTGAAGCGCTCGCGGAACGTGCTCGGCGAGGTGAACCCGGTCTGCGCGGCGATCCACTCCACCGGATGCGCGGTCGTCTCCAGCAGGTGCTGCGCCCGCCGCAGCCGGACCCGGGTCAGCCACTGCTGCGGCGTCGTGCCGGTCTGCTCCCGGAAGCGGCGGTTGAGCGTCCGGGTGCTCAGCGCCGCGTGCCGCGCGATGCGGTCCAGCGTCAGCTCGTCCGCGAGGTTCTGCTCCATCCAGGTCAGCAGCGGCCGGAGCGAGACGCCGTCGGGGGCGGGTGGCTCGTGGGCGATGAACTGGGCCTGCCCGCCGTCGCGCTCCAGCGGCGTCACCGAGTGCCGGGCCGCGTCCGCGGCGACCGCCGCTCCGTAGTCCCGCCGCACCAGGTGCAGGCACAGATCGAGCCCCGCCGCGGCGCCGGCCGAGGTCAGGATCTGCCCGTTGTCGACGTAGAGAACGTGCGGGTCGACCTCGATCGCCGGGTAGCGGGCGGCCAGCTCGGCGGTGCCCAGCCAGTGGGTGGTCGCCCGCAGCCCGTTGAGCAACCCGGTGGCGGCCAGCGTGAACGCGCCCACGCACACCGATGCGATCCGGGTTCCGCGCGCGGCGGCGGCCCGGAGCGCGTCCACGACCTCGGCCGGGACCGACGCGTCGTCGTCGGCGACGCCCGGCACGATGATCGTGTCGGTCTCGGTGAGATCCGCGAGCGTCGCCAGGCCGTGCCGGACCCGGATCGTGAACGGCCCGGCGCTCACCTCGTCGGCCGGGCCGCACACCACGACGCGATAGCCGGGTGATCCGTCGGCCAGCCGGACCCAGCCGAAGACGTCGGTCGGGACGGCGAGGTCGAACGGAACGACGTGGTCCAGCGCGATCACCGCCACCGTATGCATGGCGAGAACCTACCTCACCGCCGGATTCCGGCCAGCCGAACGGGTCGGGCCTGTCCAACCGGGTTGCGCGGGCCCGCCGACCTCGCTACGCCTGAGCCATGCCGCGAAAGCTGGTACTGAAGATGTCCATTTCGCTCGACGGCTACGTAGGGAGGAACGACGGCGACGTCGAGTGGATCTTTCCGAGCATCGACGAGGAACTGCAGGATTGGATGGTCGATCTGCTCGGCCAGGCCGGTGCCCACCTGATGGGCCGGATCACCTACGGCGACATGGCCGGCTACTGGCCGGACTCCGACGAGCCCTACGCCGCCCCGATGAACGACATCCCGAAGGTGGTGTTCTCCCGGACCCTGAAGGAGGGGACGTGGCCGGAGACCACCGTGGTCCGCGGTGACCTCGCCACCGAGGTGAACCGCCTGAAGGGCGAGGACGGCGACGACCTGCTCGCGCACGGCGGCGCCGGGTTCGCCCGGGCGTTGATCCAGCGCGGTCTGGTCGACCAATACCGGCTGGTCATCCACCCGGTCGCGCTCGGCTCCGGCCTTCCGCTCTTCACCACGCCGACCGACCTCACGCTGGTCAGTTCGGAGCCGTTCCCGGGCGGGGCGATGGCCGTCACCTACGCACCGGCGAGCACGAACGTGGCCGAGGGCGGTCCCGCGCGCTAGGTCCGTCGGCATCCGGGCGCCGGCGGCGCTACTAGCCCCCGGTCAGCCCGGGTGTTTACACTCGTCTACGTTCAGTCCGTGGACGAGACCTACCGGTTCGACGAGCGTTCCTACGACGCCCTCGACGCCGCCGGAGTCGGCTGGCAGGCGGCCCTGCAGGTGCTTCGCGCACCGCGCCGGGTCCGTCAGCACGTCGGCGCGGTGCTCCGGGTAGCCGCCGCGACCCGTGACGGCCGATGGGTGGCCGTGGCGCTGGTCGAGGAGGAGCCCGACCAGTACCTAGTGGTCTCGGCCCGCGAGTTGGACGGCGACGAGGTGCGCCTGGTCGCCGGCATGCTCGGAAGGAGCGAGGAATGAGCCGGGACGACGCGATGAAGGCGCTGGCCAGCGCCGATTGGTCCGGTGCGGCGGTCGAGACGGTGGACCGCCCGTCGACCGTGGTGCACTCCACCCGGTTGCCGGCCGCGCTCTCCGAGCAGCTGGAGGCCGAGGCCGCGCGCCGCAACCTCACCCCGTCCGCGCTGATCCGTGAGTACGTCGAGGCGGGCCTGACGCAGCTCA encodes the following:
- a CDS encoding MFS transporter, which gives rise to MPPLPRPYWSVWTVQVINRAGSVVVFLLAFYLATERNLSPAAVGLVMSATGFGSMAGALLGGHLADRWGRRPTLLTGLLGNAAALAALGASRPVALIVAAAFAVGATRGLHEPALAAVAVDVVPASGRLRAFSLLYWAQNLANGAAALGGGLLLGVDLRLVFAVDAATSLAGAALVALTVPETRPAAPAPTGRGETPARDPVFLSLCATGFLITLIFGQHLTALPLSMADDGLPARSFGLVIAVNTALIAAGQLFAPRLLTGRDPSRLLAVTATTAGLGFGLTAFADTTLGYAGTVVVWTLAEIAMVPATATLLAGLSPAAARGRYQGMYGLAGGLGFALAPVAGGVVLDRYGGAPLWVGCVLAVLPAAGIHLAAAGARRRRAEALPAPV
- the rsgA gene encoding ribosome small subunit-dependent GTPase A, which codes for MSSSLEFFGWDSTWADAFAPHAAGGLTPGRVVRVDRGQCDVVTAASPVGAVVRAEFTRMDVCTGDWVALSGQYVHAVLPRRTALVRAAASGLSHGQVLAANVDVVAIVVPCTVDVDLGRAERLLALAWESGARPVVVLTKADACPDVARVHEQVAGVAVGADVVAVSAVRGDGLDALDGELTGTVVLVGQSGVGKSTLATALTGVDLAVQDVRHVDGKGRHTTVRRELIPLRGGRGVLIDTPGLRGVGLFDAEEGLSRAFADIDALAADCRFSDCAHGSEPGCAVRAAIDAGTLPARRLDSYQKLVRENEWAAARTDARLRAERRARERTFHRQMRGHFNRPGRGRTR
- a CDS encoding ABC transporter ATP-binding protein, encoding MSMEMTAWNSLYHAMHASEDRRPFSLATLRRIGGFARPHRRLLTLFLALSVVGALLAVATPVLAGRVVDAIVSGEQTGVVGRLAALIAVIAVAEAALSLGTRWLSASIGEGLILHLRTAVFDHVQRMPIAFFTRTRTGALVSRLNNDVIGAQRAFSDTLSGVVGNLVTLVLTLVVMLGISWQITLLALVLLPVFVLPARRMGRRLARMEREAANHNAVMSTQMTERFSAPGATLVKLYGRPHRESAAFADRAGRVRDIGVRTAMVQSVFITALTLVSALALAVVYGLGGFYALRGQLDPGAVVAMALLLTRLYAPLTALASARVEVMTALVSFERVFEVLDLPPLITEKPGARPVPDGPVSVEFDQVRFSYPSADKVSLASLEEVATLDTRGGAEVLHDISFTVDAGKMVALVGSSGAGKSTIAQLIPRLYDVDSGAVRLAGADVRDLTTESVRDTLGLVTQDGHLFHESIRENLLLARPDATDAEVWDALERARLGDLVAALPDGLETVVGERGYRLSGGERQRLTIARLLLARPRVVILDEATAHLDSTSEAAVQAALAEALDGRTAVVIAHRLSTVRAADQILVVEAGRIVERGTHPELLALDGRYAELHRTQFATQDATPSGEQDTTDTDSADRTPVTPAPVG
- a CDS encoding DUF6624 domain-containing protein, with translation MAEQVRELAAALIAMAAADTELTPYGLDTESFGRQLEWRRVTAAHGDRLAEIMARHGWPTAGLVGEEAARCAWKIAMHADRQLDVQRRALALLEEAVAAGEGSPRDLAMLRDRVRVNEGRPQIYGTQIAGVVDGAPVPWPVADPERMDELRAEVGLASFAEHVAAHAPQT
- a CDS encoding GlxA family transcriptional regulator; the protein is MHTVAVIALDHVVPFDLAVPTDVFGWVRLADGSPGYRVVVCGPADEVSAGPFTIRVRHGLATLADLTETDTIIVPGVADDDASVPAEVVDALRAAAARGTRIASVCVGAFTLAATGLLNGLRATTHWLGTAELAARYPAIEVDPHVLYVDNGQILTSAGAAAGLDLCLHLVRRDYGAAVAADAARHSVTPLERDGGQAQFIAHEPPAPDGVSLRPLLTWMEQNLADELTLDRIARHAALSTRTLNRRFREQTGTTPQQWLTRVRLRRAQHLLETTAHPVEWIAAQTGFTSPSTFRERFKRLVGVSPAAYRASFRGAEIASAPRGGAPVAGALAAGALCVSATYTRP
- a CDS encoding dihydrofolate reductase family protein, producing MPRKLVLKMSISLDGYVGRNDGDVEWIFPSIDEELQDWMVDLLGQAGAHLMGRITYGDMAGYWPDSDEPYAAPMNDIPKVVFSRTLKEGTWPETTVVRGDLATEVNRLKGEDGDDLLAHGGAGFARALIQRGLVDQYRLVIHPVALGSGLPLFTTPTDLTLVSSEPFPGGAMAVTYAPASTNVAEGGPAR
- a CDS encoding CopG family transcriptional regulator, which produces MSRDDAMKALASADWSGAAVETVDRPSTVVHSTRLPAALSEQLEAEAARRNLTPSALIREYVEAGLTQLTASGDATVTVRLADLHRAIDQIARNVA